ACGTCGTAAGAAATACCTTGGGCTTGGCGCCAAGGGGCTGGCGGCCTAGGCTACCACATCTTCGTCTTGGCGTAGTCCGGATAGGCCGCGTCATAGCCATCAGCGTCAAAATCGACCGCCTGTTCACGCAAAAATGCGCCTGCCGTGGGCACATCGGCCTTTTCGGCCACGGCCCACAGTCTGGACCGCATGATCGCCTTGGCGCACTGGAAATAGAGTTCGTCAATCGTGATGACGACCACGGAGCGGGGGTGCTTGCCGCCCTTTTCAAACTGCCCGGTCAGCGCCGGATCGACCGCTAGAACCGCCTGCCCATTGACCCGAACCACATTGTTTTCGCCCGGAATCATGAACATCAGGCTGATACG
This portion of the Octadecabacter sp. SW4 genome encodes:
- a CDS encoding pyridoxamine 5'-phosphate oxidase family protein, producing MRTVETIADLEALYDAPSPRSLTKVAHQLTPLYRRWITAARFVVVSTVGQSGADGSPRGDEGPVVRIRDTQTLLLPDWRGNNRLDTLRNIVEDGRISLMFMIPGENNVVRVNGQAVLAVDPALTGQFEKGGKHPRSVVVITIDELYFQCAKAIMRSRLWAVAEKADVPTAGAFLREQAVDFDADGYDAAYPDYAKTKMW